Proteins encoded by one window of Streptacidiphilus sp. PB12-B1b:
- a CDS encoding zinc ribbon domain-containing protein — MPGHLALGLPAVRRGRVAGWLDKTAGMAWGALGRSTSEASSAISGMVGAHWGPARDAAFQKAIDEAAGHFNRCARCATHVCGSCWNPAQGLCLNCAPDTAAEVAAARQRGLNDMASHRAYEAGEARGAAAEVEQPQQLVCPQCRAETHGARFCPSCGHRLAAPDSCGSCRAELPPGAVFCPGCGTHR; from the coding sequence GTGCCGGGACACCTGGCGCTCGGCCTTCCAGCCGTACGCCGGGGCCGGGTGGCGGGCTGGCTGGACAAGACCGCCGGGATGGCCTGGGGCGCGCTGGGCCGCAGCACCAGCGAGGCCAGCAGCGCCATCAGCGGCATGGTCGGCGCGCACTGGGGCCCGGCCAGGGACGCCGCCTTCCAGAAGGCGATCGACGAGGCCGCCGGGCACTTCAACCGGTGCGCCCGGTGCGCCACGCACGTCTGCGGGAGCTGCTGGAACCCGGCCCAGGGGCTCTGCCTGAACTGCGCGCCGGACACCGCCGCCGAGGTCGCCGCCGCCCGGCAGCGCGGGCTGAACGACATGGCCTCGCACCGGGCGTACGAGGCGGGCGAGGCCCGCGGCGCCGCGGCGGAGGTGGAGCAGCCGCAGCAGCTGGTGTGCCCGCAGTGCCGGGCCGAGACGCACGGGGCCCGGTTCTGCCCCTCCTGCGGGCACCGGCTGGCCGCTCCGGACAGCTGCGGCTCCTGCCGCGCCGAGCTGCCGCCGGGCGCGGTCTTCTGCCCCGGCTGCGGCACCCACCGTTGA
- the mutA gene encoding methylmalonyl-CoA mutase small subunit translates to MTALPEGLPLAAEFPDASREQWQHLVEGVLRKSGAEDLTGDRAEAALTTALQDGLRARPLYTAEDDSAADPGLPGFAPFVRGGRVQGSSTDGWDVRQLHADPDPKRANEAVLADLENGVTSLWLALGEGGLPVASLPDVLRGVYLDLAPVVLDAGADFPAAAEQLFALHRERGLAAADARGSLGADPLGLLARTGRAEDTAGLLAGAAALAGRCERELPGLRTLTVDATVYHAAGASAAQELGCSLATGVAYLRELTAAGLTVQAAARQLEFRYAATADQFLTIATLRAARRLWARVCQVSGVAGADRAQRQHAVTSAVMMTERDPWVNMLRTTLACMAAGVGGADAVTVLPFDAALGLPDAFARRIARNTQSVLLEESHLARVIDPAGGSWYVEQLTDELAHAAWAWFQEIERAGGQRAALGSGLVRERIAETWARRADDLAHRREPVTGVSEFPNLAERLPVREPAPAPVGGGLPRVRRSQAFEALRARSDAALADGGERPRLFLAAIGPAAAHTGRSSFAANLFQAGGIATVLGEGADPAALAEAFTASGTAVACVCSSDRLYAEQGEAVVAALRAAGARRVLLAGRPSDMPGVDGFVFTGCDAVAVLTSTLDLIGAVR, encoded by the coding sequence ATGACGGCACTCCCCGAAGGGCTTCCCCTCGCCGCCGAGTTCCCGGACGCGAGCCGCGAGCAGTGGCAGCACCTGGTCGAAGGCGTTCTCCGCAAGTCCGGCGCCGAGGACCTCACCGGCGACCGGGCCGAGGCGGCACTCACCACCGCGCTCCAGGACGGCCTGCGCGCCCGTCCGCTGTACACGGCCGAGGACGACTCGGCGGCCGATCCGGGCCTGCCCGGCTTCGCGCCGTTCGTGCGCGGCGGGCGGGTCCAGGGCTCCTCCACCGACGGGTGGGACGTCCGGCAGTTGCACGCCGACCCGGATCCCAAGCGGGCCAACGAGGCGGTCCTGGCCGATCTGGAGAACGGCGTCACCTCGCTGTGGCTGGCGCTGGGCGAGGGCGGCCTGCCGGTGGCGTCCCTGCCGGACGTGCTGCGCGGCGTCTACCTGGACCTGGCGCCGGTGGTGCTGGACGCCGGGGCCGACTTCCCGGCCGCCGCCGAGCAGCTGTTCGCGCTGCACCGGGAGCGCGGCCTGGCCGCCGCGGACGCCCGGGGCAGCCTGGGCGCGGACCCGCTGGGCCTGCTGGCCCGCACCGGCCGCGCCGAGGACACCGCCGGGCTGCTGGCCGGGGCCGCCGCCCTGGCCGGGCGCTGCGAGCGGGAGCTGCCGGGGCTGCGCACGCTGACCGTGGACGCCACCGTCTACCACGCAGCCGGGGCCTCGGCCGCGCAGGAGCTGGGCTGCTCGCTGGCGACCGGCGTGGCCTACCTGCGCGAGCTGACCGCCGCCGGGCTGACGGTGCAGGCCGCCGCCCGGCAGCTGGAGTTCCGCTACGCCGCCACCGCCGACCAGTTCCTGACCATCGCCACGCTGCGCGCGGCCCGGCGGCTGTGGGCCCGGGTCTGCCAGGTCAGCGGCGTGGCCGGGGCCGACCGGGCGCAGCGGCAGCACGCGGTGACGTCCGCGGTGATGATGACCGAGCGCGACCCGTGGGTGAACATGCTGCGGACCACGCTGGCCTGCATGGCGGCCGGGGTCGGCGGCGCGGACGCGGTGACGGTGCTGCCGTTCGACGCGGCGCTGGGCCTGCCGGACGCGTTCGCCCGGCGGATCGCCCGCAACACCCAGTCGGTGCTGCTGGAGGAGTCGCACCTGGCCCGGGTGATCGACCCGGCCGGCGGCTCCTGGTACGTGGAGCAGCTCACCGACGAGCTGGCGCACGCTGCCTGGGCCTGGTTCCAGGAGATCGAGCGGGCCGGCGGCCAGCGGGCGGCGCTGGGCTCCGGGCTGGTCCGCGAGCGGATCGCGGAGACCTGGGCGCGGCGCGCGGACGACCTGGCGCACCGCCGGGAGCCGGTGACCGGCGTCAGCGAGTTCCCGAACCTGGCCGAGCGGCTGCCGGTGCGCGAGCCCGCCCCTGCCCCGGTCGGCGGCGGCCTGCCCCGGGTCCGCCGCTCGCAGGCGTTCGAGGCGCTGCGGGCGCGCTCGGACGCGGCGCTGGCGGACGGCGGCGAGCGGCCCCGGCTGTTCCTGGCGGCGATCGGCCCGGCGGCCGCGCACACCGGGCGGTCCTCGTTCGCGGCCAACCTGTTCCAGGCCGGCGGCATCGCCACCGTGCTCGGCGAGGGGGCCGATCCGGCGGCGCTGGCCGAGGCGTTCACTGCCTCGGGCACGGCGGTGGCCTGCGTCTGCTCCAGCGACCGGCTGTACGCCGAGCAGGGCGAGGCGGTGGTGGCGGCGCTGCGGGCGGCGGGCGCGCGGCGGGTGCTGCTGGCGGGCAGGCCCAGCGACATGCCGGGCGTG